The region CCGAGACGGCCCGTGCCGCTACCGCGACAATGCCGCCTGTAAATGATGGCCTGCCGATGCCGGGCTTCAAAATCGATCCGGCAACAACCGCAATTGTCATCACCGACCCGCAAAACGACTTCCTTTCACCGGACGGCGTCACCTGGGGCGTTGTCGGCCAGAGCATCACCGAGAACGGCACCGTGGAAAACCTGGAAGCCCTCTTCAAAGTTGCCGACCAAACCGGCATGCCCGTGTTCGTGTCGCCGCACTTCTATTTCGAGCACGACCACAAATGGGAATTCGAAGGCACGCTCGAAACTCTGATGCACAGCATCGGCATGTTCGACCGCCCGCATTCCCTGACCCTGGAAGGGTTCGAAGGGTCCGGCGCCGACTGGCTGGAGCGGTACAAGCCCTACATCAACAACGGCAAGACGGTCGTTACCAGCCCGCACAAGGTCTACGGCCCCGAAACCAACGACCTCGTCCTCCAGCTTCGCAAGGCCGGCATCTCGAAGGTGATCCTGGGTGGCATGTCGTCAAACCTCTGCACCGAATCCCACATGCGTGAGCTGATCGAACAGGGCTTCGAAGTGATGGTTGTCACCGATGCCACTGCAGGCGCCATCACCCCGCTCTACAACGGCTACGACGCGTCGCTTACCAATTTCCGGATGATCGCCAGTGCGGTCGACAACACCGATAACACGGTGAAAGCGATCAAGGCCGCTCACGGCAAATAGGTCCCTCCCCATCCACGCCTCACCCAGCGTGGATGACCTGCAGCCCGGCTGGCGGCTTCCCCCTCTCTCCCCCGCCAGCCGGGCCCTTCCGGGCCGCCCGAGAAGCATGCCCGCCTCCCAATCGAACTCAGGACCGATGACATGCCCGAACAAGAACTCCTCCCGCCCCTCGAGGCAGATTTCAGACCGGCTCCCGTTGTCTGCACCCTGATCTTCCATGTCCGTCTGGAACTCAAAGCCCAAGACGTCCCAGACGTTCAACTCCTGCCGGCCACCGCCCCCGTCCGGCAGGAGCCCTCCCAACCGAGCCTGTGGCTCCAACCTCCCATAAAGGAAATCGAAATGTCCCGTACAATCACACTCTCCGCCATGGTAATGGCTGTTGCCATCGCAACGGCCCTGCCGGCCGCCGCTGAAGACGAACACAATGTTTCGACCGGCATCACGACCGCCGGCGCGCCGCTTGGCCTGCATGGCGTCGATGCTGTCGCGCTGACAACGCTGAATGCTGTCTCTGAAGGCAATGCAGAGTACACGGTCGTTGAAGACGGCGTTGCCTACTACTTTGCGTCCGCTGACTCGGCCAAGACATTCAAAGCCGACCCGGCAAAATACGCGCCTCAGTATGGCGGCTTCTGCGCTTACGCCGTCGCACTTGGCAAGAAGTTTGACGGAGATCCGCGGTATGCCGACATCGTCGACGGCAAGCTGTATCTGTTCGTGAACGAAGAGATCTTCAAAAAGTACAAGAAGGACTCCAAGCGCATCCTGGCCAAAGCTGAACGCACCTGGCCACGCATCGAGCACAAGGCTGTGGGCGACCTCTAGGTCTCCTGTAGCCGGGCGGCCGGAAACGAATTCGGCCGCCCACGCCTTCTTTCCTGATCAACGAGAGACAATCGAAATGAGACCGCCCCTCCCGCCCTTTACGAATGAAACTGCCATCGGAAAGGTCCGCCTGGCCGAAGACGGCTGGAACAGCCGCAACCCCGAAAAGGTTTCTCTCGCCTACACCGAAGACAGTGCGTGGCGGAACCGCGACACATTCATTACCGGCCGCGCCGAAATCGTCCGGTTCCTGACGGAAAAGTGGCAAAAAGAGCAGGCCTACCGGTTGATCAAGGAATTGTTCGCATTCACAGACAACCGCATCGCCGTCCGCTACGCCTATGAGTTCCACGACGCAAACGGCCAATGGCACCGTGCCTACGGCAACGAGAACTGGGTATTCGATGCCCAGGGCCTGATGCAGAACCGCTATGCCAGCATCAACAACCTTCAGATCCGCGAAACAGACCGCCTGTTTCATTGGTCCCAGGGCCGACGCCCGGACGATCATCCGGGCCTCAGCGACCTCGGCCTCTGATCAGTCTCAGGCCTCTTCCAGGACCGGCGTTTCGGCCGGCGCCAGACGGATAAGGTAATCGAATGCGGAGAGGGCCGCCTTGGCCCCTTCGCCCATCGAAATCACGATCTGCTTGTAGGGGGTCGTCGTGGCATCACCGGCCGCAAACACACCCGGAAGCGAAGTCTGGCCCCGCATATCGGTCACGATCTCACCACGCTCGGTCAGTTCAATGCTGCCACGCAGCCATTCGGTGTTCGGCACGAGTCCGATCTGAACGAAGATGCCTTCCAGCGCAACTTCGTGCACGTCATCCGTGTTCCGGTTCTTGTAGGTCAGGCCCTTTACTTTGGCACCATCGCCAAGCACTTCAGTGGTCATGGCAGACGTGATGATGTCGACATTGGACAAGCTGCGAAGCTTGTTCTGAAGCACCGCATCGGCACGAAGCTGGGTATCAAACTCAATCAGCGTGACATGAGCGACAAGGCCAGCGAGATCGATCGCCGCTTCGACACCCGAATTCCCCCCGCCGATCACGGCAACGCGCTTGCCCTTGAACAGCGGCCCATCGCAATGCGGACAGTAAGCCACGCCCTTGTTCCGGTATTCCTCTTCGCCCGGCACGCCCATCTGACGCCAGCGGGCACCGGGGGCGAGGATCAGGCTACGGGTCTTCAGACCCGCACCATTCTCCAGGACGACTTCGTGAAGGCCGCCTTCTTCTTTGGCCGGGACCAGTTTCGCGGCGGTCTGGAGGTTCATCACATCAATGTCGTATTCCTTGATGTGCGTTTCCATTGCGGTCGCAAGCTTGGGACCTTCTGTGTACGGTACAGAGATCAGGTTTTCGATACCCATCGTGTCCAGCACCTGTCCGCCCAGCCTTTCGGCAGCGATACCGGTGCGGATACCTTTGCGCGCCGCATAGATCGCGCCTGCAACCCCCGCCGGGCCGCCACCGATGACCAGCACGTCAAAAGGCTCTTTCTCCGAAATCTTCGCCGCCATTTTTTCCTGCGCGCCGGTATCCAGCTTCGCGAGGATCTGTTCGACTTCCATGCGTCCGGATCCGAAGACCTCTCCATTGAGGTAAACCGTCGGCACGGCCATCACCTGGCGTTCATCGACTTCGCTCTGGAACAAGGCACCATCAATCGCGGTGTGCCGTATGTTCGGGTTCAGCACCGCCATCATGTTCAGGGCCTGAACAACGTCCGGACAGTTCTGGCAGGACAGGGAGAAATAAGTTTCGAACTCGAACGTCCCGTCGAGCGATTTGATTTGCTCGATCACCTCAGGCGCCACTTTCGGCGGATGTCCGCCGACCTGGAGAAGCGCGAGGACGAGAGACGTGAATTCATGCCCGAGCGGCAGGCCAGCAAAGCGCAGGCTGATATCGGCCTCGGGAGTTGTGATCGCAAAGGAGGGTGTGCGCGCATCGTTTCCGCGCGACCAGCTGACCTTGTCGGAGAGTTCGGAAATTTCGCCCAGCAGCTCTTCGAGTTCCCGGCCGCCTTTGGAATCATCCAGGGCCGCCACGAGTTCGACCGGGCGGCGGATTTTTTCCATATAGGCCTTGAGCTGGGTTTTCAGGTTGGCATCCAACATGAGTCGTCTCCTGCGAAGATCGCGTTCGCACCGTCAGACAGCGCGTATTCCTGCGGGGTAAGGGAAGATGTGCACCGGCCGACTGCGATCGTCGCAGCCAGCCGGGCACCTATATTGCCGAGAATCAGATCTTGCCGACCAGTTCCAGCGACGGAGCGAGGGTCTCTTCACCCTCTTCCCATTTTGCCGGGCAGACCTGGCCTGGGTTTGCGCGGACATATTGTGCCGCTTTCACCTTGCGGACCAGTTCAGCCGCATTGCGGCCGACGCCTTCGCAAGTCACTTCGATCACCTGGATCACACCGTCCGGATCGACAACGAACGTGCCCCGGTCAGCCAGGCCCATGTCCTCGCGCATATTGTCAAAGTTGCGGGTGATTGCGCCCGTCGGATCGCCGAGCATGTAGTATTCGATCTTGCCGATGGCCGGCGACGTCTCGTGCCACGCCTTGTGGCTGAAGTGCGTATCGGTCGACACGGCAAAGACTTCAACGCCCATGCTCTGCAGCGCAGCGTATTCGGACTGCAGGTCTTCCAGTTCGGTCGGACAGACGAACGTGAAGTCTGCCGGATAGAAGAAGAAGATCGCCCATTTGCCTTTCACATCGGCTTCGCTGACTGACTCGAACTTGCCTTGTTTGAATGCTTCGGCCTTGAAGGGCTTAATTTCAGTATTGATCAGGGACATTGTGGCTCCGTCTGTTGTTGCTTGCCGGGACAAATCCAATACCTGTCCGATGTGGCTTGCCAATAAAATATGGTGGGACAAATCGCGCGCTTGTCTTTGATTATTGCGCTTTTGAGTCCCGCGATTGACGTTTCCTTCGCCCTACTTCCTTTTCTATAATTATTCTAAATTGGGAAACAAGGGCAGAGCCGCGAGCGCGTGCAGACATTCCACAATCTCCTGCATTTTCTGGAATAATTGCGGGCCAACAGCGCGCCACCCCACGCCGCCATCACCGAATCGACGCCATGGCACATCCCGCTCGCTGGCCAGATCTGCACGATTGTCATGCCACCCCCATGGCGTGCGATGACTTGATGATCGAATTTTGGTCCCCGGCATCCAAAGCGGCGATCTGGACCAGATTTCCCTTTACCTCGCCACTGCGAGGCCTACCACCGATACATAAAGAGGAGGGTATGATGGAGGGAGCGACCAGGCGGTACGCATTGGCGATGATTGGCGCGACAGCTGGCAGCGCCGCGCTTTACTCCGCGATGAAGGCGATTCATCACGTCCAGCCTTCGTCCTACAAGGGGCCAATCAAACTCGACGGAGACCCGAAAGGCGCGAAAGTCCTCGTCCTCGGCGCCGGTCTTGCGGGCATGGTCGCCGCACTGGAACTCAGATCAGCTGGCTACACGGTCGAAGTCCTGGAATACCGGGAAAAAGCGGGGGGCCGCTGTTGGACATTGCGCGGCGGCGACACCTACACCGAGATGGGGGGCGCCACCCAACAGGTCGCCTTCGAAGGTGACAACTACATCAATCCCGGCCCATGGCGCATTCCGTATGACCATTATGGTGTGCTGGACTATTGCCAGCGTCTCGGCGTCCAGTTGGAACCGTTCATCCAGCAGAACCACAACGCCTACCTCCACAACAGCAAAGCCTTCGGCGGCAAGCCTCAGCGCTTCAAGCACATCGCAACGGACTATCGCGGCCAGACATCAGAACTGCTTGCCAAGGCCGTCGACCAGAACCGGTTGGACGACATGCTCACGCCGGATGACCGCGAAGCCCTGATCGAATCCCTCCGGGCAACCGGCGCCCTGGACGACACCAACTCCTACAAGGCCGGAGACCTGACCAGCCGGTATCGCGGATTCGGCAAACCACCCGGTGCCGGCTTCGGTGGTGCACCATCCGCATCCGATCCGATCAGTCTTTCTGAGATCCTGAAATCCGGGATGTGGAACCGTCTTGCAGATGCCGACCTGCTGGATCACCAGATGCCGATGTTCCAGCCCGTCGGCGGCATGGACATGATTGCACAGGCGTTTGCCCGCGAAGTTGGCGATCTCATACGCTACAATTCCAAAGTGGTTTCCCTGCAGCAGGACGATAATGGCGTCCAGGTTGCCTATGAGGACACCCGTACGGGCGAAAAGCGTACAACGGAAGCCGACTGGTGCGTCTGCACCGTCCCCTTCTCCATCCTTGGCCAGATGGATCACGATCTCTCGCCGGAACTGACGGCGGCGGTCAACGATGTCTACTATCGCGGTTCTGCGAAGTGGGGCCTGGAATTCAAGCGGCGGTTCTGGGAAGAGGACGACAGGATCTACGGCGGGATCAGCTACACTGACCTACCCATCGAAATGATCTCCTACCCCTCCGGCGGCCTGTTCACCAAAGGCCCGGCTGTCTTGCTTGGCGGCTATACATGGGACGACGCACAAGCGTTTGAGTTCAATGCCATGCAGCCGGAAGAGCGTATCAAATGGGCCCTTGAATTCGGGTCTCACATTCACCCGCAATACCTGGAAGAGTACAAGACCGGTGTCAGCGTCGTCTGGCACAAGGTTCCCTGGGTGCTGGGATGTTTCGGTATATGGCGGAACAAGGAAACCCATTACGCAAACGCAGTGAAGATCGACAATCGCGTTGTCTGCGCGGGCGAGCATGTCTCCTATCTCGGAGCCTGGATGGAAGGCGCCATCGAGTCTTCCCTCGACGCGATTGGCCGCCTGCATGACAAGGTGATCAACGGATGAGATTTCAAACCCGCACCACCCGAACCGTCCTGACTGCCACAGCGTTTGTGGCCACAGCGCTGACCATGCACGCCGATGATGGCATTCCGGAAATTACGACCTTCGAGCCGACGCCTCTGGAAGAAAAAATCTTCGATGGCCCTGGCGTGACCGTGACAAGCGGACAAGAGATTTATTCAACGCTCTGCGCCGGCTGCCACATGCCGGAAGGCGAAGGCGCCGTCGGTGGCGGCATGTACCCCGCCCTCGCCGGAAACGAAAAGCTTGAGTATCCCGATTATGCTGTCTTTATCGTCCTGAACGGTTACAAAGCGATGCCATCCTTCGCCCACACGCTGTCGGATGAGCAAGTGGCGGCAGTCGTCAACTACTTGCAGTCCGGACTGGGCGGAAACTCATTCGAACCGGCCGCAACGGCCGAACAGGTCGAACTCAGCCGGCCCCAATAATCAGATTACGGAGTCAAAACCATGCGCCTGACCGCCCCTCTTCTTTCTATCGCCGCCATCGCACTCGGCGCCTGCGGCGCAGCCGACAGCGAAGTCATCCGCCACAAGATTCCCGGATCGGACTTTCCGATCCTTCTGGCTGTCGAAGTCCCGGCCGATGCGACATTGGTTTATCTGAGTGGGGCTGGCCCTGCCGTTACGGATGAGACAGCCGAACCGAGAACACCTGCAGCCTATGGCGACATCACAACCCAGACCGAAACAACGCTGGCCGCGATTGAAACCCGCCTCGAAGGCCTTGGCCTGACCATGAGCGACGTCATCAAGATGCAGGTCTACATTGTCGCGGCACCGGGTGAAGACTCGCTCGATTTCGGCGGCTTCATGGAAGGCTATGTAAAATATTTCGGCACCGAAGAGCAGCCCAACCTGCCGACCCGTTCGGTGTTCGAGGTCGCTGGTCTTGCCAATCCGGGCTGGCTGATCGAAATCGAGGCCGTCGCCGTCCGCGATTGAGCCTTTGCATTCCGGCGCCTGCAAGCGCCGGAACATGCCTTCCGTGCGGCTGCTTGCCCCTACGCAAGTCATTTCCTTGAACGTGAAGGCATGTATGATCCCCAAAAATAAAATTGGGGAGAAACATGCACTACGCAGAACTTCTGAAAGCGCGCGAAGAACTGACCGGACCAGGCGGTGACTTCGAGATCGTTGAAGCCGAAGTGCTCGGCAAAAAGCTTCGCGTGTACAAGAATGCCCCGCCAAGCATTCGTGAATTCTGGGCGTCCACCAAGCAATTCGCAGACCGGACCTATCTGATCTATGAGGGCGAACGCCTCACCTACGCCGAAGCTCATGAACAGGTAAACGCAATCGCCGCCTGGCTATTTGACCAGGGCGTCCAGCCGGGCGACCGGGTCGCCATCGCGATGCGCAATTACCCGGAATGGCTCCTCATCTATTGGGCCTGTACGTCTGTCGGGATCACAGTCGTCGGCATGAACGCCTGGTGGACCGCCGAGGAAATGGTCTACGCGCTGAAAGACTCCGAACCCAAAGCCCTGTTCCTCGATGCCGAACGGCTCGAACGGGTCCGGGACCGGCCGGATCTCACCGGTTCGATGAAAATGGTTGGTGTCAGAATCCCTGACCTGCCGGCCAACGTGACGCCCTGGAGCGAAGTCATCGCTCATGGCGGTGACATGCCGGACGTCACGGTCGACCCGGACTCCGATGCCTGCATCTTCTATACATCTGGCACGACCGGCTTCCCCAAGGGCGCACAGCTCACTCAGCGGGGTTGCGTCGCCAATCTCATGAACATGATGTACGCATCGGCATCCACAGCGCTCGCCACACAGAACGCGACGGGTGTCGCTCCTCCGGAAGATCCACCGCCGCCTGTGTCCTTGCTGACAACGCCTCTTTTCCACGTAACCGCCAACAATTGCGGTGCGTACGCCACCACCGCGGCCGGCGGCGCCATCGTTCTGATGTATCGTTGGGACGCAGGCGAAGCACTCAAGATCATCGAACGCGAAAAAGTCAGCAGCCTGGGCGGCGTGCCGGTCATGGCAAGGGAGCTGATCAACCATCCCGATTTCGAAAAGACGGACACATCGAGCCTCGCGCAACTGTCGGGCGGCGGCGCTCAGGTGCCACCCGACCTCGTCCACAAGATCGAATCGGCTATCTCAACAGCCCGCCCCGCCACCGGGTACGGCATGACGGAGACATGCGGGATCATCACGTCCGTGTCCGCTGACTTCTTCGTCGACAAGCCGGACAGTGCCGGCCCGGCCATGCCGAACTTTGAAGTCAAATGTGTGGATGAGCTTGGCGACACGGTCGCACCCGGCGAACTCGGTGAACTCTGGGTCAAAGGGTCTTCCGTCATCAAGGGCTATATCAATCGGCCGGAAGCTACGGCTGAATCGATCACGGATGGCTGGCTCCACACCGGCGATATTGCGCGTATCGACAAGGATGGCTTCATCTTTATCGTCGACCGCAAGAAGGACATGGTCCTGCGGGGTGGGGAAAATGTCTACTGCGCCGAAGTCGAATCGGTCGCCTACCGCCACCCCGCCATCGCCGAGTGCAGCGTCTTCGGCGTACCGGATGACAGGCTGGGTGAAGAAGTCGGTATCGCCATTGTGTTGAAGCCGGGCGAGAAACTGACCGCAGACGAGTTCCGCGAACACTGCGCCAGCATCATGGCGAAACACAAAGTGCCCCGTTACGTCTGGTTTCTCGCGGATGCCCTACCCCGCAATGCCAGCGGCAAATTCGTCAAACGTGACCTGCGTGACCGCCTCAGCGCAGAACTCCAGAGCGCGGGCCATTAGTCCCGGCACCATGACCCTAGGGCGGCGAAGGCTTCGCCGCCCTAGATCAACTTGCGCCGCAATTTCGCAGCCAACGCATCCAGCGCCAAGACCGACAGGAAGATGATCAACAGGATCGTCGCGACATGATCATACTGGAACATGTCGTACCGGCCCTTCAGCTCCTGTCCGATGCCGCCTGCCCCGACCAGACCAATCACCGTACCCATACGGATATTACGGTCCAGGATATAAAACGTCAGCGCCGTATAGCTCGGCAACACCTGAGGCAGCACAGCCAGGCGAAGAACGGCGAAGTCCCCCGCTCCGGTCGCCCGCACGGCGTCCTGAGGCACCTTGTCAGCCGCCTCGATTTCCTCGGCAAAGAACTTGGCCAGAAAGCCGACGCTGTGCAGCGCCAATGCCAGGATGCCCGCGATCGCCCCAAACCCGAAGGCCAGCACCAGGAATAGCGCACTGATCAATTCAGGCACGGCACGCAGGAAGGAAATAAAGCTGCGGGCCAATGCGTACAAAGCCGGATGCGGCGTAAAGTTCCGCGCGGCAATCCATGCCATCGGCAGGCTCATCAATACAGCAAACAGGCTGGCCCAGATGGCCATCTCTACCGTTTCCAGCATCTTTCCGAGGGTGAAGACCAGGTAGCCCACAGGCTCAACAAGGAAGGTTTTTTCCACCGTCTTTGTGGTCATCTGCATGGTTTCAGGATCCAGCACGGACTCGTCCACCCGTTCCGTTTCGAGATGTGAGAACATTGGCAAGTGCGCCGGGTCGAAGCCGTCTATCATCGAGACAGGCGTCCGCTCAGCGATTGCGATCGGATACATTTGCTGGGTCACGCTTCCGATGCCGCGACCGATCTGAGAGGACTCCTTCAGGCCGACACTTGCCTGCAGGA is a window of Hyphomonas adhaerens MHS-3 DNA encoding:
- a CDS encoding isochorismatase family protein, with product MSISRFPLKLALASAGLAGLLVAQQNATAETARAATATMPPVNDGLPMPGFKIDPATTAIVITDPQNDFLSPDGVTWGVVGQSITENGTVENLEALFKVADQTGMPVFVSPHFYFEHDHKWEFEGTLETLMHSIGMFDRPHSLTLEGFEGSGADWLERYKPYINNGKTVVTSPHKVYGPETNDLVLQLRKAGISKVILGGMSSNLCTESHMRELIEQGFEVMVVTDATAGAITPLYNGYDASLTNFRMIASAVDNTDNTVKAIKAAHGK
- a CDS encoding YHS domain-containing (seleno)protein gives rise to the protein MSRTITLSAMVMAVAIATALPAAAEDEHNVSTGITTAGAPLGLHGVDAVALTTLNAVSEGNAEYTVVEDGVAYYFASADSAKTFKADPAKYAPQYGGFCAYAVALGKKFDGDPRYADIVDGKLYLFVNEEIFKKYKKDSKRILAKAERTWPRIEHKAVGDL
- a CDS encoding DUF1348 family protein; amino-acid sequence: MRPPLPPFTNETAIGKVRLAEDGWNSRNPEKVSLAYTEDSAWRNRDTFITGRAEIVRFLTEKWQKEQAYRLIKELFAFTDNRIAVRYAYEFHDANGQWHRAYGNENWVFDAQGLMQNRYASINNLQIRETDRLFHWSQGRRPDDHPGLSDLGL
- the ahpF gene encoding alkyl hydroperoxide reductase subunit F, coding for MLDANLKTQLKAYMEKIRRPVELVAALDDSKGGRELEELLGEISELSDKVSWSRGNDARTPSFAITTPEADISLRFAGLPLGHEFTSLVLALLQVGGHPPKVAPEVIEQIKSLDGTFEFETYFSLSCQNCPDVVQALNMMAVLNPNIRHTAIDGALFQSEVDERQVMAVPTVYLNGEVFGSGRMEVEQILAKLDTGAQEKMAAKISEKEPFDVLVIGGGPAGVAGAIYAARKGIRTGIAAERLGGQVLDTMGIENLISVPYTEGPKLATAMETHIKEYDIDVMNLQTAAKLVPAKEEGGLHEVVLENGAGLKTRSLILAPGARWRQMGVPGEEEYRNKGVAYCPHCDGPLFKGKRVAVIGGGNSGVEAAIDLAGLVAHVTLIEFDTQLRADAVLQNKLRSLSNVDIITSAMTTEVLGDGAKVKGLTYKNRNTDDVHEVALEGIFVQIGLVPNTEWLRGSIELTERGEIVTDMRGQTSLPGVFAAGDATTTPYKQIVISMGEGAKAALSAFDYLIRLAPAETPVLEEA
- the ahpC gene encoding alkyl hydroperoxide reductase subunit C gives rise to the protein MSLINTEIKPFKAEAFKQGKFESVSEADVKGKWAIFFFYPADFTFVCPTELEDLQSEYAALQSMGVEVFAVSTDTHFSHKAWHETSPAIGKIEYYMLGDPTGAITRNFDNMREDMGLADRGTFVVDPDGVIQVIEVTCEGVGRNAAELVRKVKAAQYVRANPGQVCPAKWEEGEETLAPSLELVGKI
- a CDS encoding flavin monoamine oxidase family protein; this translates as MEGATRRYALAMIGATAGSAALYSAMKAIHHVQPSSYKGPIKLDGDPKGAKVLVLGAGLAGMVAALELRSAGYTVEVLEYREKAGGRCWTLRGGDTYTEMGGATQQVAFEGDNYINPGPWRIPYDHYGVLDYCQRLGVQLEPFIQQNHNAYLHNSKAFGGKPQRFKHIATDYRGQTSELLAKAVDQNRLDDMLTPDDREALIESLRATGALDDTNSYKAGDLTSRYRGFGKPPGAGFGGAPSASDPISLSEILKSGMWNRLADADLLDHQMPMFQPVGGMDMIAQAFAREVGDLIRYNSKVVSLQQDDNGVQVAYEDTRTGEKRTTEADWCVCTVPFSILGQMDHDLSPELTAAVNDVYYRGSAKWGLEFKRRFWEEDDRIYGGISYTDLPIEMISYPSGGLFTKGPAVLLGGYTWDDAQAFEFNAMQPEERIKWALEFGSHIHPQYLEEYKTGVSVVWHKVPWVLGCFGIWRNKETHYANAVKIDNRVVCAGEHVSYLGAWMEGAIESSLDAIGRLHDKVING
- a CDS encoding c-type cytochrome; this encodes MRFQTRTTRTVLTATAFVATALTMHADDGIPEITTFEPTPLEEKIFDGPGVTVTSGQEIYSTLCAGCHMPEGEGAVGGGMYPALAGNEKLEYPDYAVFIVLNGYKAMPSFAHTLSDEQVAAVVNYLQSGLGGNSFEPAATAEQVELSRPQ
- a CDS encoding RidA family protein; its protein translation is MRLTAPLLSIAAIALGACGAADSEVIRHKIPGSDFPILLAVEVPADATLVYLSGAGPAVTDETAEPRTPAAYGDITTQTETTLAAIETRLEGLGLTMSDVIKMQVYIVAAPGEDSLDFGGFMEGYVKYFGTEEQPNLPTRSVFEVAGLANPGWLIEIEAVAVRD
- a CDS encoding class I adenylate-forming enzyme family protein → MHYAELLKAREELTGPGGDFEIVEAEVLGKKLRVYKNAPPSIREFWASTKQFADRTYLIYEGERLTYAEAHEQVNAIAAWLFDQGVQPGDRVAIAMRNYPEWLLIYWACTSVGITVVGMNAWWTAEEMVYALKDSEPKALFLDAERLERVRDRPDLTGSMKMVGVRIPDLPANVTPWSEVIAHGGDMPDVTVDPDSDACIFYTSGTTGFPKGAQLTQRGCVANLMNMMYASASTALATQNATGVAPPEDPPPPVSLLTTPLFHVTANNCGAYATTAAGGAIVLMYRWDAGEALKIIEREKVSSLGGVPVMARELINHPDFEKTDTSSLAQLSGGGAQVPPDLVHKIESAISTARPATGYGMTETCGIITSVSADFFVDKPDSAGPAMPNFEVKCVDELGDTVAPGELGELWVKGSSVIKGYINRPEATAESITDGWLHTGDIARIDKDGFIFIVDRKKDMVLRGGENVYCAEVESVAYRHPAIAECSVFGVPDDRLGEEVGIAIVLKPGEKLTADEFREHCASIMAKHKVPRYVWFLADALPRNASGKFVKRDLRDRLSAELQSAGH
- the phnE gene encoding phosphonate ABC transporter, permease protein PhnE: MSESASTRPSGAAHWQVKPAFDWKTVLAVVVAFLLLSVSAHRMELHRLSSQLGEFLQASVGLKESSQIGRGIGSVTQQMYPIAIAERTPVSMIDGFDPAHLPMFSHLETERVDESVLDPETMQMTTKTVEKTFLVEPVGYLVFTLGKMLETVEMAIWASLFAVLMSLPMAWIAARNFTPHPALYALARSFISFLRAVPELISALFLVLAFGFGAIAGILALALHSVGFLAKFFAEEIEAADKVPQDAVRATGAGDFAVLRLAVLPQVLPSYTALTFYILDRNIRMGTVIGLVGAGGIGQELKGRYDMFQYDHVATILLIIFLSVLALDALAAKLRRKLI